In Amphiura filiformis chromosome 1, Afil_fr2py, whole genome shotgun sequence, the following are encoded in one genomic region:
- the LOC140169389 gene encoding uncharacterized protein, whose translation MYYVKSRGRTDTNVLNSTDLVLQTDESSPTISPVGIQNIPEENTATSLIFKFNAIPCGNRRGNIDYEFQLKDFIQDEVISSAIFQYTEENDVFTVTINGLQCDILYVFRVRGSNADGMLDGPYNSGFTGVIPCDINGCASNPCVNGGCQDGLNQYVCQCNTGWTGTNCDININGCASNPCFNGGCQDGINQYVCQCDTGWTGTNCDINIINECASSPCVNGGCQDGLNQYVCQCDTGWTGTNCEMYSPGVIIESVLTTTITFSWSEDACPDPCPDGITGYSYRLLQTETGAEVNGGDTNANERMVTITGLTPCTEYSFSVAGISASNTGNYSDATIVTTADEDMKSTGKQTANTALIAGSVTAVIIVILIIVAIIGLLIYRLRKFRERTNDSPYEVNISPSKPIEMSSRNLGYQQDKDHRVPTGDYENPDTDLRAQSGYYEDLDKKTKTEEQEYQALDKDGKKAGEKQPGYQNVPMTGKTQVPFEEFDYEVPEAAERKSSSGLYEDLDKDTMDPKNQEYQDLREEREEKKTGASKQHPYQNVKV comes from the exons atgtattacGTTAAATCAAGAGGCCGAACTGACACAAACGTTTTGAATAGCACGGATTTAGTTCTTCAAACTGATGAATCTA GTCCAACTATTTCTCCTGTTGGGATTCAGAACATACCTGAAGAAAATACTGCAACAAGTCTGATCTTCAAATTCAATGCAATACCATGTGGAAACAGACGTGGCAATATCGATTATGAATTTCAGCTGAAGGACTTTATTCAAGATGAAGTGATCTCTTCTGCGATTTTTCAATACACagaagaaaatgacgttttcacAGTCACTATCAACGGTTTACAATGTGATATTTTATATGTATTCAGAGTTAGAGGTTCCAATGCTGATGGTATGCTGGATGGGCCATATAACAGTGGATTCACTGGAGTTATCCCCTGTG ATATCAATGGATGTGCCAGCAATCCTTGTGTTAATGGCGGGTGTCAAGACGGACTAAACCAGTACGTGTGTCAGTGTAATACTGGATGGACTGGAACTAACTGTGATATTA ATATCAATGGATGTGCCAGCAATCCTTGTTTTAATGGCGGGTGTCAAGATGGAATAAACCAGTACGTGTGTCAGTGTGATACTGGATGGACTGGAACTAACTGTGATATTA ATATTATCAATGAATGTGCTAGCAGTCCTTGTGTTAATGGCGGGTGCCAAGACGGGCTAAACCAGTACGTGTGTCAGTGTGATACTGGATGGACTGGAACTAACTGTGAAA TGTACTCTCCAGGTGTAATCATAGAAAGTGTTCTTACCACAACCATAACGTTCTCATGGTCTGAGGATGCGTGCCCTGATCCTTGCCCTGATGGCATCACAGGCTACTCCTACAGACTGCTACAGACTGAAACAGGTGCAGAGGTTAATGGTGGTGATACAAATGCCAATGAGAGGATGGTGACTATCACAGGATTGACGCCTTGTACTGAATATTCATTTAGTGTGGCAGGTATAAGTGCCAGTAACACTGGAAACTACAGTGACGCAACGATTGTTACAACTGCGGACGAAG ATATGAAAAGCACAGGGAAACAAACAGCGAATACGGCACTGATTGCCGGCTCGGTAACTGCTGTGATCATCGTCATCTTGATCATTGTAGCTATAATTGGTCTTTTGATTTACCG attgaGGAAATTTAGAGAAAGAACAAATGATTCCCCATATGAAGTGAACATCAGCCCATCTAAACCAATTGAGATGTCCTCCAGGAACCTCGGTTACCAACAAGACAAAGATCACCGTGTCCCTACCGGTGACTATGAGAACCCTGACACAGACTTAAGAGCACAATCTGGATATTATGAAGACCTTGACAAGAAAACTAAGACCGAGGAGCAAGAATACCAGGCTTTGGACAAAGATGGGAAGAAAGCGGGAGAGAAACAACCCGGATATCAGAATGTACCGATGACTGGCAAGACACAGGTGCCTTTTGAAGAGTTTGATTATGAAGTTCCTGAAGCTGCTGAGAGGAAGAGCTCTTCCGGATTGTATGAAGATCTGGATAAGGACACAATGGATCCAAAGAATCAGGAATACCAAGATTTGCGAGAAGAGCGAGAAGAGAAGAAAACTGGGGCTAGCAAACAGCATCCTTATCAAAATGTTAAAGTGTAG